In Elaeis guineensis isolate ETL-2024a chromosome 1, EG11, whole genome shotgun sequence, a genomic segment contains:
- the LOC105032882 gene encoding eukaryotic translation initiation factor 5, which yields MALQNIGASNSDDAFYRYKMPKMITKIEGRGNGIKTNIVNMVDIAKALARPASYTTKYFGCELGAQSKFDVKTGTSIVNGAHDTAKLAGLLENFIKKYVQCYGCGNPETEIVITKSQMITLKCAACGFVSDVDMRDKLTSFILKNPPEQKKGSKDKKSMRRAEKERLKEGEAADEEQKKLKKEMKKKGAVSSKEGANPKAAARKKQASGSDEDHSSPAGSQSGDNEVAEEGDDDVQWQTDTSLEAARQRIQEQLNAVTAEMVMLSTTETDEEEKKPKKEKKEEATKNGAVEALEKSNTHDRLVKEIKGKLSKGSTPSELVSFLGSVTGSPQEVMNALFETLFKGVGKGFAKEVAKKKNYLAAAVQDEGSQLLLLRAIEAFCEKCSADAVKEVALAAKFLYDGDMLEEECIVQWYKEGLAGVKKSSPVLKNMKPFVEWLQSAESETEDE from the coding sequence ATGGCTTTGCAGAATATTGGTGCCTCAAACAGTGATGATGCCTTCTACAGGTACAAGATGCCAAAGATGATAACCAAAATAGAAGGTCGTGGAAATGGAATCAAGACCAACATCGTGAACATGGTGGACATTGCAAAGGCTTTGGCAAGGCCTGCCTCCTACACCACAAAATATTTTGGGTGTGAGCTTGGTGCACAGTCAAAGTTTGATGTGAAAACTGGTACTTCAATTGTCAATGGGGCTCATGACACTGCCAAACTAGCAGGGCTGCTTGAGAACTTCATCAAAAAGTATGTGCAGTGCTATGGTTGCGGGAATCCTGAAACTGAAATAGTAATCACCAAGTCCCAGATGATCACCCTCAAATGTGCTGCATGTGGGTTTGTATCAGATGTGGACATGAGGGACAAGCTCACATCTTTTATTCTGAAGAACCCACCGGAGCAGAAAAAAGGATCCAAAGACAAGAAGTCAATGAGGCGGGCAGAGAAAGAGAGGCTGAAGGAAGGTGAAGCTGCTGATGAAGAACAGAAGAAATTGAAGaaagagatgaagaagaagggtgcTGTATCATCCAAAGAAGGGGCAAATCCAAAAGCTGCTGCTCGAAAGAAGCAGGCCTCAGGGTCTGATGAGGATCATTCTTCACCAGCTGGCAGCCAGTCTGGTGATAACGAGGTGGCTGAAGAAGGTGATGATGATGTCCAGTGGCAGACTGATACATCTCTTGAAGCAGCTCGCCAACGCATCCAGGAGCAGCTCAATGCCGTGACTGCTGAAATGGTCATGCTTTCCACTACTGAGACAGACGAGGAAGAGAAGAAAcctaaaaaggaaaagaaagaggaagCCACAAAAAACGGAGCTGTAGAAGCGTTGGAGAAATCTAACACCCATGACCGGTTGGTTAAAGAGATCAAAGGTAAACTGAGCAAGGGGTCAACACCAAGTGAGCTTGTGTCCTTTCTAGGTTCGGTGACTGGCTCCCCTCAGGAGGTAATGAATGCACTCTTTGAAACCCTCTTCAAGGGTGTGGGGAAAGGGTTTGCTAAGGAGGTGGCCAAGAAAAAGAACTACCTTGCTGCTGCTGTGCAGGATGAGGGATCCCAGTTGCTTCTGCTCCGGGCTATTGAGGCCTTCTGTGAGAAATGTAGTGCTGATGCGGTGAAAGAGGTGGCTTTAGCTGCAAAGTTTCTCTATGATGGGGATATGCTGGAGGAAGAATGCATTGTGCAGTGGTACAAGGAAGGTCTTGCTGGCGTCAAAAAGAGCTCTCCGGTTTTGAAGAACATGAAGCCTTTTGTCGAGTGGCTTCAGAGTGCTGAGTCAGAAACAGAAGACGAGTAA